Below is a window of Candidatus Taylorbacteria bacterium DNA.
CCTACAATGCGAACTTCTGGATTCTATTTTCAAACAGAATCAAAGCGAAAAACTGTCATTCATCGGGGGCACGGCTATTCGAATAGTCTACAGCAGTAAAAGATTTTCCGAGGATCTGGATTTTGACAATTTTGGCCTGACATTCACTGCGTTCAAAAAACTGCTCGACGCTGTCATAAAAGACATGGCGACAAAGGGGTTCGAAATCGAATTTCGATTTATAGAAAAATTGGCTTTCCATTGCTATATAAAGTTTCCAGACTTGCTTTTTCTCAATAAAATCAGCCCCCTAAGTAGCGAGAAAATTCTAATCCGTGTTGACGCGGTAGAAAAGGGACGCTTTGTCGAACCGGATATTTCTATTCTGAACAGATTCAATGTCTATAGGAAAATCCTGGTGAATTCTTCGTCGGTCATACTTTCGCAAAAAATACTTGCCATCCTAGAAAGAAAGCGAGAGAAGGGTCGCGATTTTTACGATGTATCGTATCTGCTAGGCCTTACTGAACCTAACTACGAATATCTGCAAAAGAGTCGTGGCTGGGACAAGTCCACCGTCAAAGAAAAGCTCATGGCACGGACGAAGGAACTTGACTTCAAGAAACTTTCGAGCGAAGTCTTGCCTTTTCTCATGAAGCCAGAGGAATCCGATAGAGTCATCTCTTTCCGTCAATACATCGAGCAGAAGTTGTAAAAGGATTCGGAATAAAATCATGCAGAAAAAACCCCAAGAAAAACTGACAATCGAGTTCCCCAGCATCGGCATTTACGTTTTCAAAAAGGTCGAGAGATATTTCGCGGATATAATCTAATGACAACATCAACTTCATACATGTTAATTGCAGGGAGCATTGCCTTCGCGCAAGTACTTTTTCTGCCCGGCTTTATCACGCTTCAACTCATTCGCTTTCGAGACACGCTCGCCTCGAAACTCCTGAGTGCCTTCGCCTTGAGCCTAATGATTAATTACTGGATTATTTTTTTTCTCGCTGCCGCTCACGTGTATACGATCATTGCCTTGGGCATTATTCTCGTCTGCGAAATGTGCATGCTTTTCTTAATCAACAGAAACGGCATACGCGCATTTTTCAAACATTCGCCGACCACGCTATGGTCTCTCATAAAAACTTCTTTGGAACAAAAGTCCGGACTTATACAAAACTGGTTCCGAATTCAGCGGTTGGAACCGAGTTCCCGTTTATTCTTACCAGTCACACTGTTGCTAGTTTTTTTCACATTCGCATACATACTCTATTTATTTGCAACAAATATCGGAACTGTCTTCAATCTATGGGACCCGATTGTCTCCTGGAATCGCTGGGCTGTTGAATGGAGCATGAATGCGCTTCCTCGAAATACTTGGGAGTATCCTCAACTCATTCCCGCAAACTGGTCCATTTTTTATATCTCAATCGGAGCTCCCATACAATATTTCGCAAAGGCAATTATGCCACTGTTTCCGCTCGGCATAATCACAGCTCTTCTTTCGTCGGGCATACGGAAAAAATCCTTGGGGTATATCGCCGCCATTCCAGCAACAGTTCTATTCATGCGATTGATGAACGGTAGCGGTATTATGGCGACCGAAGGATACGTGGACAGCGCCGTGGCATTTTTTTCCTTTATCTCGATTTTAAGCCTCCTCAACGTCGGTGAAGCCAACACACTCTCGTCCAAGCTAAAAATGCTTCTCATTGGTGGACTATTCGCTCTCGGTGCCGCGATGACGAAGCAATCGGGGTTAATCACTGTTGCAATATTTCCGATTTTGGCATGGATAGTGGCTATAAAAAATAACCCCGAATTAAAAAAGCGTTTCTGGAAGCACTTTTTCATATACGTGGGTCTTGCAATCTTTCTTCTCGGACCTTTCTATATATACAAAGAGCTCTCGATTGCCTCTAATGGGGATACTTCGGTTGTCCCTGCCATAACCAATCTCATCTATGGAGAAGGAAGAGGTGCGCTCCAAGTTACAGCCGACGCCCTATATTTTTGTGTGACAAAAACATATGGCATCTTTCTGCTTTTCACATTTCTGCTCTTCTTCGCTTGGCGCGATAAAAAATATCGTCCCGTGATAGTTTTAGCGCTCATTCCGTACACCCTCATCTGGGCATTGTTCTTCAGTTATGACAGCAGAAACCTCTCTTTAGCAATGCCCTTATGGGGACTCTCGGCAGGCATCGGTCTTGAACAATTTGCCATGCGCTTCAGATTGACGCTCGACCTATGGTTCTCAAAAGTGAAAATAATCTGGATTATTCTCCTTGCATTGATACTTTGCATCGCCGTAAGTCCATTCGTTTCAAGAAAAATAGCAGGGGGGTTTGTAAGAGACGAGCGTGAAATATATGACCGAGAATTGAGCGTGCTCATCAGCAATTATTTCGACACCAGAAAAGATGCGGGACAAATCCTAACAAACTTCCCTATTCTCTATTTTCTACCAGCTACGCGCGACCGCATGTATAGTCCATTCGGAGGGTATGATCCGAACGCCGACAATTTTTCCTCCTACAAGAAAGACTCCGCCAGTTCAAAAGTAGCTTATATCTTCGCGGCTTCCTACACGGATTCGCGGACCTTAGATGACATTGATCACAATATTTCGTCAGGAAAATATTCCCTTGTGTTCCGCCGAGGAAAAGATGTGCTGGTTAAAACTAATAATATCGAGCTATGAATATAAGCGTACTCATTCCCGCATACAAGCCCGACGCAAGACTCGTTTCATTCGTCAAAAGTCTTGCGAATCGGCCTTTCAAAAATATTGTCATCATCGATGATGGGAGCGGAGTGGCATTTGAGCAAATCTTCGAGGAGTTGAAAAAGGTGTCCAAGACCGTCGTGGTAAATCACGAAAAAAACCAGGGCAAGGGGGCGGCACTGAAGACGGGGTTTGATTATATTTATTCACACTTGCCCAAATGCGCAGGCATCGTCACCGCCGATGCGGACGGCCAGCATCGGGAAGATGATATTATGACAGTTGCCTCAACACACGAAAAGCAGCCTGATTCATTCATCCTTGGAGCGAGAACTTTCACCAGTGGGGTACCCCTGCGTAGCCGCATCGGAAATAGCAGTACTCGCTTGCTGTTCAAACATTTTTTTAAGTTGAATATATCCGACACACAGACAGGATTACGTGTCATTCCCCGGGCATTTGTTCCTGCGCTTCTCAAAATTCCTTATAACCGCTATGAATATGAGGCGGAGATGCTCCTAGTGGGTTCGCAAAATAAACTGAACATCCTCGAGGTGCCGATTGAGACCGTATACGAAGACAATAATTCTTCTTCGCATTTCAATCCCCTGATTGATTCGATGAAAATATATTTTATCTTGTTTCGATATGTAATTACCTCGATAGTAACAGCTCTAGTTGACTATGTTATATTCATACAAGTATATCCGTTCACGAAAAACGTATTTACAGCCACATTTATCTCCAGATTTTTCGCTCTGTTCATCAACTATCTATTGCTAAGAAACTATGTCTTTCATTCAAGACAATCGGCGAACGGGACATTTCCGAAATACGTTATGCTTGTGATCGTTTCCGGCATGGCATCATCCCTGCTCATCGAGTATATTGTGGGAATAATCGGCGCAAGCATCCTCTTCGCAAAGATAGTGGCAGAATTGTTGATTTACGGGTTCAATTTCTTGGCGCAAAAAACAATCGTCTTTAAATCAAATATCCATGAATAAACAAACTGATTGGGACCGATATTATAATAAGCCTTATAAGACAGCATCGTTTACCCGAAAAATAACGGGGAGAGTTCTGCTAAAAACCGTAAAACGGTTCTATACATCCGATACGCTCTCAATCATTGAACTCGGCGGAGGCAATAGCTGTTTTTGTGATTTGCTTATGGAGAAATTCAATGTAGAGCGATACGATATCGTTGACAGCAATCAATTGAGCATCAATTTGGCTAGAAATAAATCTGACAGAATTCATGCTCATCTCGACAATGTACTGACAATAAAACCAGAATCGCTTGGTAAAGCTGACCTAGTATACAGTGTCGGGCTTATTGAGCATTTTTCGATCGAGAATACAAAAAAAGCCATCGAGACACATTTTGCCCTGGTAAAAGATGGCGGACTTGTGATGATAACTTTTCCCACGCCGACTTTTCTCTATAAAACAATCAGATATTTCGCGGAATTATTCCGCATGTGGATTTTCCATGACGAAAGACCACTTCAGTTCGACGAAGTCGCGGAAACCTGCATAAAAAATGGAGAAATAGTATACCGCAAAATTATCTGGCCCATTCTTTTGACACAATATATAGTGGTCGTTAGAAAATCAAATAACAGAGGTCAAAATGCGGTATCAACTGCCGACAAAAAGAGCGGCGTCATCAGCGAAATATAATTGTCATCATTCATGGAACCAATCATTGAAGTAAAAAATATCGGCAAGAAATACAACATCGCCCACGAGCGCGGAGGGTATATTACCTTGCGTGATACTTTGACAAATGTTTTCAAAAATCCAGTATCATTTTTAAAGACCAAAGCAAAAAGAATCACTGGGCTAGAGAAAAAAGAAGAATTCTGGGCACTCAAGGATGTGAGCTTCACCGTGAACAAAGGAGAGGTCATCGGCATCATCGGACCAAACGGGGCTGGCAAATCAACTCTGCTCAAAATTCTCTCGCAAATTACCCCACCCACGAAGGGAGAGATCATCTTGCGCGGCAGAGTCGGCTCCCTCCTTGAGGTTGGCACCGGCTTCCACCCAGAGCTCACCGGCCGTGAAAATATTTTCTTAAATGGCGCAATCCTAGGCATGACCAGGAAGGACATCGCCTTGAAATTCGATGCTATTGTGGAGTTCGCAGGAATTTCGAAATTTTTGGACACACCGGTTAAATACTATTCCAGCGGAATGTATGTTCGACTCGCTTTCTCGGTCGCCGCCCATATGGAACCTGACATCCTCATCGTTGATGAAGTCCTCGCAGTCGGCGACACAGAGTTCCAGAAAAAATGCCTCGGCAAGATGGAGGAGGTTACGAAGAAAGAAGGAAGGACCATCCTGTTTGTGAGTCATAATACGAGTGCAATAGAAAG
It encodes the following:
- a CDS encoding nucleotidyl transferase AbiEii/AbiGii toxin family protein, producing LQCELLDSIFKQNQSEKLSFIGGTAIRIVYSSKRFSEDLDFDNFGLTFTAFKKLLDAVIKDMATKGFEIEFRFIEKLAFHCYIKFPDLLFLNKISPLSSEKILIRVDAVEKGRFVEPDISILNRFNVYRKILVNSSSVILSQKILAILERKREKGRDFYDVSYLLGLTEPNYEYLQKSRGWDKSTVKEKLMARTKELDFKKLSSEVLPFLMKPEESDRVISFRQYIEQKL
- a CDS encoding bifunctional glycosyltransferase family 2/GtrA family protein → MNISVLIPAYKPDARLVSFVKSLANRPFKNIVIIDDGSGVAFEQIFEELKKVSKTVVVNHEKNQGKGAALKTGFDYIYSHLPKCAGIVTADADGQHREDDIMTVASTHEKQPDSFILGARTFTSGVPLRSRIGNSSTRLLFKHFFKLNISDTQTGLRVIPRAFVPALLKIPYNRYEYEAEMLLVGSQNKLNILEVPIETVYEDNNSSSHFNPLIDSMKIYFILFRYVITSIVTALVDYVIFIQVYPFTKNVFTATFISRFFALFINYLLLRNYVFHSRQSANGTFPKYVMLVIVSGMASSLLIEYIVGIIGASILFAKIVAELLIYGFNFLAQKTIVFKSNIHE
- a CDS encoding class I SAM-dependent methyltransferase: MNKQTDWDRYYNKPYKTASFTRKITGRVLLKTVKRFYTSDTLSIIELGGGNSCFCDLLMEKFNVERYDIVDSNQLSINLARNKSDRIHAHLDNVLTIKPESLGKADLVYSVGLIEHFSIENTKKAIETHFALVKDGGLVMITFPTPTFLYKTIRYFAELFRMWIFHDERPLQFDEVAETCIKNGEIVYRKIIWPILLTQYIVVVRKSNNRGQNAVSTADKKSGVISEI
- a CDS encoding ABC transporter ATP-binding protein — translated: MEPIIEVKNIGKKYNIAHERGGYITLRDTLTNVFKNPVSFLKTKAKRITGLEKKEEFWALKDVSFTVNKGEVIGIIGPNGAGKSTLLKILSQITPPTKGEIILRGRVGSLLEVGTGFHPELTGRENIFLNGAILGMTRKDIALKFDAIVEFAGISKFLDTPVKYYSSGMYVRLAFSVAAHMEPDILIVDEVLAVGDTEFQKKCLGKMEEVTKKEGRTILFVSHNTSAIERLCSKTILLQDGKIKKIGKTADVINYYINSGVATNAINEYQIKDRIDAQITKVSILDKDGTPNAKIPVGENFFIEVDLDVRNKLEKKLIFLHFYYQGDLLLFSTEGDSDGKYKDYEVGKYKTRILIPSFLFQIGTIFLMVSLKNLSEASGYVDMVKDIVIDIKNENNPRKKMQGDDYWGKLSCILKYETRKIEISI